From Leopardus geoffroyi isolate Oge1 chromosome B4, O.geoffroyi_Oge1_pat1.0, whole genome shotgun sequence, a single genomic window includes:
- the RARG gene encoding retinoic acid receptor gamma isoform X3: MVPSSPSPPPPPRVYKPCFVCNDKSSGYHYGVSSCEGCKGFFRRSIQKNMVYTCHRDKNCIINKVTRNRCQYCRLQKCFEVGMSKEAVRNDRNKKKKEVKEEGSLDSYELSPQLEELITKVSKAHQETFPSLCQLGKYTTNSSADHRVQLDLGLWDKFSELATKCIIKIVEFAKRLPGFTGLSIADQITLLKAACLDILMLRICTRYTPEQDTMTFSDGLTLNRTQMHNAGFGPLTDLVFAFAGQLLPLEMDDTETGLLSAICLICGDRMDLEEPEKVDKLQEPLLEALRLYARRRRPSQPYMFPRMLMKITDLRGISTKGAERAITLKMEIPGPMPPLIREMLENPEMFEDDSSQPGPHPKASSEDEVPRGQGKGACSPQPDQGP; encoded by the exons ATGGTGCCCAGCTCGCCCtcaccccctccacctcctcgGGTCTACAAGCCGTGCTTCGTGTGCAATGACAAGTCCTCTGGCTACCACTATGGGGTCAGCTCCTGTGAAGGCTGCAAG gGCTTCTTCCGCCGCAGCATCCAGAAGAACATGGTGTACACGTGTCACCGCGACAAAAATTGTATCATCAACAAGGTGACGCGGAATCGCTGCCAGTACTGCCGGCTACAGAAGTGCTTCGAAGTGGGCATGTCCAAAGAAG CTGTGCGGAATGACCggaataagaagaagaaagaggtgaaGGAAGAAGGGTCGCTTGACAGCTATGAGCTGAGCCCTCAGTTAGAAGAGCTCATCACCAAGGTCAGCAAAGCTCATCAGGAGACCTTCCCCTCACTCTGCCAGCTGGGCAAATACACCACG AACTCCAGTGCGGACCACCGGGTGCAGCTGGATCTGGGGCTGTGGGACAAGTTCAGTGAGCTGGCCACCAAGTGCATCATCAAGATCGTGGAGTTTGCCAAGCGGCTGCCTGGCTTTACAGGGCTCAGCATTGCTGACCAGATCACTCTGCTCAAGGCTGCCTGCCTAGACATCCTG ATGCTGCGGATCTGCACAAGGTACACCCCGGAGCAGGACACCATGACCTTCTCTGATGGGCTGACTCTGAACCGGACACAGATGCACAACGCCGGCTTTGGGCCCCTCACAGACCTCGTCTTTGCCTTTGCTGGGCAGCTCCTGCCACTGGAGATGGATGACACGGAGACAGGACTGCTCAGCGCCATCTGCCTCATCTGCGGAG ACCGCATGGACCTGGAGGAACCTGAAAAAGTAGACAAGCTGCAGGAGCCACTGCTGGAAGCCCTGAGGCTCTATGCCCGCCGGCGGCGGCCCAGCCAGCCCTACATGTTCCCAAGGATGCTCATGAAGATCACTGACCTCCGGGGCATCAGCACCAAGG GAGCAGAAAGGGCCATTACCCTGAAGATGGAGATTCCAGGCCCGATGCCTCCCCTAATCCGAGAGATGCTGGAGAACCCTGAAATGTTTGAGGACGACTCCTCGCAGCCTGGTCCCCATCCCAAGGCCTCTAGCGAGGATGAGGTTCCCCGGGGTCAGGGCAAAGGGGCCTGCAGCCCCCAGCCTGACCAGGGCCCCTGA
- the RARG gene encoding retinoic acid receptor gamma isoform X1, producing the protein MATNKERLFAAAGVLGPGSGYPGAGFPFAFPGALRGSPPFEMLSPSFRGLGQPDLPKEMASLSVETQSTSSEEMVPSSPSPPPPPRVYKPCFVCNDKSSGYHYGVSSCEGCKGFFRRSIQKNMVYTCHRDKNCIINKVTRNRCQYCRLQKCFEVGMSKEAVRNDRNKKKKEVKEEGSLDSYELSPQLEELITKVSKAHQETFPSLCQLGKYTTNSSADHRVQLDLGLWDKFSELATKCIIKIVEFAKRLPGFTGLSIADQITLLKAACLDILMLRICTRYTPEQDTMTFSDGLTLNRTQMHNAGFGPLTDLVFAFAGQLLPLEMDDTETGLLSAICLICGDRMDLEEPEKVDKLQEPLLEALRLYARRRRPSQPYMFPRMLMKITDLRGISTKGAERAITLKMEIPGPMPPLIREMLENPEMFEDDSSQPGPHPKASSEDEVPRGQGKGACSPQPDQGP; encoded by the exons ATGGCCACCAATAAGGAACGACTCTTTGCAGCGGCTGGTGTCCTGGGGCCTGGATCTGGCTACCCAGGGGCTGGCTTCCCCTTTGCCTTCCCAGGGGCTCTCAGGGGGTCTCCACCTTTCGAGATGCTGAGTCCTAGCTTCCGGGGCCTGGGCCAGCCTGACCTCCCCAAGGAGATGGCCTCTCTGT CGGTGGAGACACAGAGCACTAGCTCAGAGGAGATGGTGCCCAGCTCGCCCtcaccccctccacctcctcgGGTCTACAAGCCGTGCTTCGTGTGCAATGACAAGTCCTCTGGCTACCACTATGGGGTCAGCTCCTGTGAAGGCTGCAAG gGCTTCTTCCGCCGCAGCATCCAGAAGAACATGGTGTACACGTGTCACCGCGACAAAAATTGTATCATCAACAAGGTGACGCGGAATCGCTGCCAGTACTGCCGGCTACAGAAGTGCTTCGAAGTGGGCATGTCCAAAGAAG CTGTGCGGAATGACCggaataagaagaagaaagaggtgaaGGAAGAAGGGTCGCTTGACAGCTATGAGCTGAGCCCTCAGTTAGAAGAGCTCATCACCAAGGTCAGCAAAGCTCATCAGGAGACCTTCCCCTCACTCTGCCAGCTGGGCAAATACACCACG AACTCCAGTGCGGACCACCGGGTGCAGCTGGATCTGGGGCTGTGGGACAAGTTCAGTGAGCTGGCCACCAAGTGCATCATCAAGATCGTGGAGTTTGCCAAGCGGCTGCCTGGCTTTACAGGGCTCAGCATTGCTGACCAGATCACTCTGCTCAAGGCTGCCTGCCTAGACATCCTG ATGCTGCGGATCTGCACAAGGTACACCCCGGAGCAGGACACCATGACCTTCTCTGATGGGCTGACTCTGAACCGGACACAGATGCACAACGCCGGCTTTGGGCCCCTCACAGACCTCGTCTTTGCCTTTGCTGGGCAGCTCCTGCCACTGGAGATGGATGACACGGAGACAGGACTGCTCAGCGCCATCTGCCTCATCTGCGGAG ACCGCATGGACCTGGAGGAACCTGAAAAAGTAGACAAGCTGCAGGAGCCACTGCTGGAAGCCCTGAGGCTCTATGCCCGCCGGCGGCGGCCCAGCCAGCCCTACATGTTCCCAAGGATGCTCATGAAGATCACTGACCTCCGGGGCATCAGCACCAAGG GAGCAGAAAGGGCCATTACCCTGAAGATGGAGATTCCAGGCCCGATGCCTCCCCTAATCCGAGAGATGCTGGAGAACCCTGAAATGTTTGAGGACGACTCCTCGCAGCCTGGTCCCCATCCCAAGGCCTCTAGCGAGGATGAGGTTCCCCGGGGTCAGGGCAAAGGGGCCTGCAGCCCCCAGCCTGACCAGGGCCCCTGA
- the ITGB7 gene encoding integrin beta-7 isoform X2: MVALSMVLVFLLALSRGEGELDAKISSPEKVTERGDPDLSLPGSCQPAPTCQKCILSHPSCAWCKQLNFTASGVAEARRCGQRQELLAQGCPPGELEEPRGWQEVLQDQPLGQGDRGEGATQLAPQQVRVTLRPGEPQQLRVRFLRAEGYPVDLYYLMDLSYSMKDDLERVRQLGQDLLARLQEVTHSVRIGFGSFVDKTVLPFVSTVPSKLRHPCPTRLERCQPPFSFHHVLSLTSDAKAFEREVGRQSVSGNLDSPEGGFDAILQAALCQEQIGWRNVSRLLVFTSDDTFHTAGDGKLGGIFMPSDGHCHLDSNGLYSRSPEFDYPSVGQVAQALSAANIQPIFAVTSATLPVYQELSKLIPKSAVGELSEDSSNVVQLIMDAYNSLSSTVTLEHSPLPPGVHISYESQCGGPEEREREAGDRGQCNEVRINQTVNFLVTIQATHCLSEPHLLRLRALGFSEELTVELHTLCDCNCGDTQPRAPHCSDGQGLLQCGVCRCNSGRLGRLCECSEAELSSPDLESGCRAPNGTGPLCSGKGRCQCGRCSCSGQSSGPLCECDDASCERHEGILCGGVNHTLAIVLGCVGGIVAVGLGLVLAYRLSVEIYDRQEYNRFEKERQQLNWKQDSNPLYRSAITTTVNPRFQEARSPFL, translated from the exons ATGGTGGCTTTGTCAATGGTCCTTGTTTTCCTGCTGGCTCTGAGCCGAGGTGAGGGTGAATTGGATGCCAAGATCTCATCCCCAGAGAAGGTCACAGAACGGGGGGATCCTGATCTGTCCCTGCCGGGGTCCTGCCAGCCGGCCCCCACCTGCCAGAAATGCATCCTCTCACACCCAAGCTGTGCCTGGTGCAAGCAACTG AACTTCACCGCGTCGGGGGTGGCGGAGGCGCGGCGCTGCGGCCAGCGACAGGAGCTGCTGGCCCAGGGCTGCCCCCCGGGGGAGCTGGAGGAGCCCCGCGGCTGGCAGGAGGTGCTGCAGGACCAGCCGCTCGGCCAGGGCGATCGCGGCGAGGGGGCCACCCAGCTGGCGCCGCAGCAGGTCCGGGTCACGCTGCGGCCGG GGGAGCCCCAGCAGCTCCGGGTGCGTTTCCTCCGGGCAGAGGGCTACCCCGTCGACCTGTACTATCTTATGGACCTGAGCTACTCCATGAAGGACGACCTGGAGCGCGTGCGCCAGCTCGGACAAGACCTGCTGGCGCGGCTGCAGGAGGTCACCCACTCCGTGCGCATCG gctTTGGCTCCTTCGTGGACAAAACGGTGCTGCCCTTTGTGAGCACAGTGCCCTCCAAACTTCGACACCCCTGCCCTACCCGGCTGGAGCGCTGCCAGCCTCCCTTCAGCTTTCACCACGTGCTGTCCCTGACCTCGGATGCTAAGGCCTTCGAGCGGGAGGTGGGACGCCAGAGCGTGTCTGGCAACCTGGACTCGCCTGAAGGTGGCTTTGATGCCATTCTGCAGGCTGCGCTCTGCCAG GAGCAGATTGGCTGGAGAAATGTGTCCCGACTGCTGGTGTTCACTTCAGATGACACATTCCACACAGCTGGGGATGGGAAGTTGGGTGGCATTTTCATGCCCAGCGACGGGCACTGCCACTTGGACAGTAATGGCCTCTATAGTCGCAGCCCAGAGTTT GACTACCCCTCTGTGGGTCAGGTAGCCCAGGCCCTCTCCGCAGCAAACATCCAGCCCATCTTTGCCGTCACCAGTGCCACACTGCCTGTCTACCAG GAGCTGAGTAAGCTGATTCCTAAGTCCGCAGTTGGGGAGTTGAGTGAGGACTCCAGCAACGTGGTACAGCTCATCATGGACGCCTATAAT AGCCTATCATCCACTGTGACCCTCGAACACTCTCCACTCCCTCCTGGGGTCCACATCTCTTATGAATCTCAGTGTGGGGGTCCTGAGGAGAGGGAGCGTGAGGCTGGGGACCGGGGCCAGTGCAACGAGGTCCGAATCAACCAGACG GTGAATTTTTTGGTTACTATCCAAGCTACTCACTGCCTCTCAGAGCCCCATCTTCTGAGGCTCCGAGCCCTTGGCTTCTCAGAGGAGCTGACTGTGGAGTTGCACACACTGTGTGACTGTAACTGCGGTGACACCCAGCCCCGGGCTCCCCACTGCAGTGATGGCCAGGGGCTGCTGCAATGCGGGGTGTGCAG gTGTAACTCTGGCCGTCTGGGTCGACTCTGTGAATGCTCTGAGGCTGAACTGTCCTCCCCAGATCTGGAATCTGGGTGCCGGGCCCCCAATGGGACAGGACCCTTGTGCAGCGGGAAGGGACGGTGTCAGTGTGGACGCTGCAGCTGCAGTGGACAGAGCTCCGGGCCCCTGTGCGAGTGTGATGATGCCAGCTGTGAACGACATGAGGGCATCCTCTGTGGAG GAGTAAATCACACCCTGGCCATCGTGCTGGGCTGTGTGGGGGGCATCGTGGCAGTGGGACTGGGGCTGGTCCTGGCTTACCGGCTTTCTGTGGAAATCTATGATCGCCAAGAATATAACCGCTTTGAGAAGGAGCGGCAGCAGCTCAACTGGAAGCAG GACAGCAATCCTCTCTACAGAAGTGCCATCACGACCACGGTCAATCCCCGCTTTCAGGAGGCAAGGAGTCCCTTTCTCTGA
- the RARG gene encoding retinoic acid receptor gamma isoform X2: MYDCMETFAPGPRRLYGASGPGAGLLRRATGSSCFAGFESFAWPQPASLQSVETQSTSSEEMVPSSPSPPPPPRVYKPCFVCNDKSSGYHYGVSSCEGCKGFFRRSIQKNMVYTCHRDKNCIINKVTRNRCQYCRLQKCFEVGMSKEAVRNDRNKKKKEVKEEGSLDSYELSPQLEELITKVSKAHQETFPSLCQLGKYTTNSSADHRVQLDLGLWDKFSELATKCIIKIVEFAKRLPGFTGLSIADQITLLKAACLDILMLRICTRYTPEQDTMTFSDGLTLNRTQMHNAGFGPLTDLVFAFAGQLLPLEMDDTETGLLSAICLICGDRMDLEEPEKVDKLQEPLLEALRLYARRRRPSQPYMFPRMLMKITDLRGISTKGAERAITLKMEIPGPMPPLIREMLENPEMFEDDSSQPGPHPKASSEDEVPRGQGKGACSPQPDQGP; the protein is encoded by the exons ATGTACGACTGCATGGAGACATTTGCCCCGGGTCCGCGACGGCTGTACGGGGCGTCGGGGCCCGGGGCCGGCTTGCTGCGCAGAGCCACGGGCAGCTCCTGTTTCGCCGGATTTGAGTCTTTTGCCTGGCCGCAACCCGCCAGTCTGCAAT CGGTGGAGACACAGAGCACTAGCTCAGAGGAGATGGTGCCCAGCTCGCCCtcaccccctccacctcctcgGGTCTACAAGCCGTGCTTCGTGTGCAATGACAAGTCCTCTGGCTACCACTATGGGGTCAGCTCCTGTGAAGGCTGCAAG gGCTTCTTCCGCCGCAGCATCCAGAAGAACATGGTGTACACGTGTCACCGCGACAAAAATTGTATCATCAACAAGGTGACGCGGAATCGCTGCCAGTACTGCCGGCTACAGAAGTGCTTCGAAGTGGGCATGTCCAAAGAAG CTGTGCGGAATGACCggaataagaagaagaaagaggtgaaGGAAGAAGGGTCGCTTGACAGCTATGAGCTGAGCCCTCAGTTAGAAGAGCTCATCACCAAGGTCAGCAAAGCTCATCAGGAGACCTTCCCCTCACTCTGCCAGCTGGGCAAATACACCACG AACTCCAGTGCGGACCACCGGGTGCAGCTGGATCTGGGGCTGTGGGACAAGTTCAGTGAGCTGGCCACCAAGTGCATCATCAAGATCGTGGAGTTTGCCAAGCGGCTGCCTGGCTTTACAGGGCTCAGCATTGCTGACCAGATCACTCTGCTCAAGGCTGCCTGCCTAGACATCCTG ATGCTGCGGATCTGCACAAGGTACACCCCGGAGCAGGACACCATGACCTTCTCTGATGGGCTGACTCTGAACCGGACACAGATGCACAACGCCGGCTTTGGGCCCCTCACAGACCTCGTCTTTGCCTTTGCTGGGCAGCTCCTGCCACTGGAGATGGATGACACGGAGACAGGACTGCTCAGCGCCATCTGCCTCATCTGCGGAG ACCGCATGGACCTGGAGGAACCTGAAAAAGTAGACAAGCTGCAGGAGCCACTGCTGGAAGCCCTGAGGCTCTATGCCCGCCGGCGGCGGCCCAGCCAGCCCTACATGTTCCCAAGGATGCTCATGAAGATCACTGACCTCCGGGGCATCAGCACCAAGG GAGCAGAAAGGGCCATTACCCTGAAGATGGAGATTCCAGGCCCGATGCCTCCCCTAATCCGAGAGATGCTGGAGAACCCTGAAATGTTTGAGGACGACTCCTCGCAGCCTGGTCCCCATCCCAAGGCCTCTAGCGAGGATGAGGTTCCCCGGGGTCAGGGCAAAGGGGCCTGCAGCCCCCAGCCTGACCAGGGCCCCTGA
- the ITGB7 gene encoding integrin beta-7 isoform X1, translating into MVALSMVLVFLLALSRGEGELDAKISSPEKVTERGDPDLSLPGSCQPAPTCQKCILSHPSCAWCKQLNFTASGVAEARRCGQRQELLAQGCPPGELEEPRGWQEVLQDQPLGQGDRGEGATQLAPQQVRVTLRPGEPQQLRVRFLRAEGYPVDLYYLMDLSYSMKDDLERVRQLGQDLLARLQEVTHSVRIGFGSFVDKTVLPFVSTVPSKLRHPCPTRLERCQPPFSFHHVLSLTSDAKAFEREVGRQSVSGNLDSPEGGFDAILQAALCQEQIGWRNVSRLLVFTSDDTFHTAGDGKLGGIFMPSDGHCHLDSNGLYSRSPEFDYPSVGQVAQALSAANIQPIFAVTSATLPVYQELSKLIPKSAVGELSEDSSNVVQLIMDAYNSLSSTVTLEHSPLPPGVHISYESQCGGPEEREREAGDRGQCNEVRINQTVNFLVTIQATHCLSEPHLLRLRALGFSEELTVELHTLCDCNCGDTQPRAPHCSDGQGLLQCGVCRCNSGRLGRLCECSEAELSSPDLESGCRAPNGTGPLCSGKGRCQCGRCSCSGQSSGPLCECDDASCERHEGILCGGFGRCLCGTCHCHANRTGRACECSGDTDSCISPEGVLCSGHGRCTCNRCQCLDGYYGALCEQCPGCKTSCERHRDCAECGAFGTGPLAANCSIACADANVTLVLDPIPDDGWCKERTLDNQLFFFLVEEEARGRVILRVRAQERVNHTLAIVLGCVGGIVAVGLGLVLAYRLSVEIYDRQEYNRFEKERQQLNWKQDSNPLYRSAITTTVNPRFQEARSPFL; encoded by the exons ATGGTGGCTTTGTCAATGGTCCTTGTTTTCCTGCTGGCTCTGAGCCGAGGTGAGGGTGAATTGGATGCCAAGATCTCATCCCCAGAGAAGGTCACAGAACGGGGGGATCCTGATCTGTCCCTGCCGGGGTCCTGCCAGCCGGCCCCCACCTGCCAGAAATGCATCCTCTCACACCCAAGCTGTGCCTGGTGCAAGCAACTG AACTTCACCGCGTCGGGGGTGGCGGAGGCGCGGCGCTGCGGCCAGCGACAGGAGCTGCTGGCCCAGGGCTGCCCCCCGGGGGAGCTGGAGGAGCCCCGCGGCTGGCAGGAGGTGCTGCAGGACCAGCCGCTCGGCCAGGGCGATCGCGGCGAGGGGGCCACCCAGCTGGCGCCGCAGCAGGTCCGGGTCACGCTGCGGCCGG GGGAGCCCCAGCAGCTCCGGGTGCGTTTCCTCCGGGCAGAGGGCTACCCCGTCGACCTGTACTATCTTATGGACCTGAGCTACTCCATGAAGGACGACCTGGAGCGCGTGCGCCAGCTCGGACAAGACCTGCTGGCGCGGCTGCAGGAGGTCACCCACTCCGTGCGCATCG gctTTGGCTCCTTCGTGGACAAAACGGTGCTGCCCTTTGTGAGCACAGTGCCCTCCAAACTTCGACACCCCTGCCCTACCCGGCTGGAGCGCTGCCAGCCTCCCTTCAGCTTTCACCACGTGCTGTCCCTGACCTCGGATGCTAAGGCCTTCGAGCGGGAGGTGGGACGCCAGAGCGTGTCTGGCAACCTGGACTCGCCTGAAGGTGGCTTTGATGCCATTCTGCAGGCTGCGCTCTGCCAG GAGCAGATTGGCTGGAGAAATGTGTCCCGACTGCTGGTGTTCACTTCAGATGACACATTCCACACAGCTGGGGATGGGAAGTTGGGTGGCATTTTCATGCCCAGCGACGGGCACTGCCACTTGGACAGTAATGGCCTCTATAGTCGCAGCCCAGAGTTT GACTACCCCTCTGTGGGTCAGGTAGCCCAGGCCCTCTCCGCAGCAAACATCCAGCCCATCTTTGCCGTCACCAGTGCCACACTGCCTGTCTACCAG GAGCTGAGTAAGCTGATTCCTAAGTCCGCAGTTGGGGAGTTGAGTGAGGACTCCAGCAACGTGGTACAGCTCATCATGGACGCCTATAAT AGCCTATCATCCACTGTGACCCTCGAACACTCTCCACTCCCTCCTGGGGTCCACATCTCTTATGAATCTCAGTGTGGGGGTCCTGAGGAGAGGGAGCGTGAGGCTGGGGACCGGGGCCAGTGCAACGAGGTCCGAATCAACCAGACG GTGAATTTTTTGGTTACTATCCAAGCTACTCACTGCCTCTCAGAGCCCCATCTTCTGAGGCTCCGAGCCCTTGGCTTCTCAGAGGAGCTGACTGTGGAGTTGCACACACTGTGTGACTGTAACTGCGGTGACACCCAGCCCCGGGCTCCCCACTGCAGTGATGGCCAGGGGCTGCTGCAATGCGGGGTGTGCAG gTGTAACTCTGGCCGTCTGGGTCGACTCTGTGAATGCTCTGAGGCTGAACTGTCCTCCCCAGATCTGGAATCTGGGTGCCGGGCCCCCAATGGGACAGGACCCTTGTGCAGCGGGAAGGGACGGTGTCAGTGTGGACGCTGCAGCTGCAGTGGACAGAGCTCCGGGCCCCTGTGCGAGTGTGATGATGCCAGCTGTGAACGACATGAGGGCATCCTCTGTGGAG GCTTTGGCCGCTGCCTTTGTGGAACGTGTCACTGTCATGCCAATCGCACGGGCAGAGCGTGTGAGTGCAGTGGGGACACGGACAGCTGTATCAGTCCTGAGGGAGTGCTCTGCAGTGGGCATGGACGCTGCACGTGCAACCGCTGCCAGTGCCTGGATGGCTACTACGGTGCCCTGTGTGAGCAGTGCCCAGGCTGCAAGACGTCATGCGAGAGACACAG GGACTGTGCAGAGTGTGGGGCCTTTGGGACCGGTCCCCTGGCTGCCAATTGCAGTATCGCTTGTGCTGATGCCAACGTGACCCTGGTTTTGGACCCTATCCCGGATGATGGCTGGTGCAAAGAGAGGACCTTGGACAACCAGCTGTTCTTCTTCCTGGTGGAGGAGGAAGCCAGAGGCAGGGTCATACTGAGAGTGAGAGCCCAAGAGA GAGTAAATCACACCCTGGCCATCGTGCTGGGCTGTGTGGGGGGCATCGTGGCAGTGGGACTGGGGCTGGTCCTGGCTTACCGGCTTTCTGTGGAAATCTATGATCGCCAAGAATATAACCGCTTTGAGAAGGAGCGGCAGCAGCTCAACTGGAAGCAG GACAGCAATCCTCTCTACAGAAGTGCCATCACGACCACGGTCAATCCCCGCTTTCAGGAGGCAAGGAGTCCCTTTCTCTGA